The following coding sequences are from one Lycium ferocissimum isolate CSIRO_LF1 chromosome 3, AGI_CSIRO_Lferr_CH_V1, whole genome shotgun sequence window:
- the LOC132049029 gene encoding uncharacterized protein LOC132049029 codes for MYIYLLGVTTVRDAFIKDYNGLMLVRLLILSEKYDLATKLVEHYPDMAKADPNERSPLMELAKKEFALLRGDGLNSWQRLLFRYVPIRSTSEGQKRIPTDIENVSNEPQMFNAKNCWLSPIWERIYFGALITKLGGLPFDVLERLVPPLKLIRDKKSKYYNAVKLVECLCKKIESLSYVEVHRIAGAPLLAAAKNDNYELVEAIVRKFPSLIYMNDIETEKNIFHLAVEHRCENVFNLVHRMSQHRDLLMQSIDSSGNTMLHLAAKLAPKNKLNLVAGAALQMQRELQWFKENIN; via the exons ATGTATATTTATCTCTTGGGTGTCACCACGGTCCGTGATGCTTTTATTAAAGACTACAATGGCCTTATGCTTGTCCGTTTATTAATCCTGTCCGAAAAGTATG ATTTAGCTACAAAGTTGGTAGAACATTATCCTGATATGGCCAAAGCTGACCCAAATGAACGTTCTCCTTTGATGGAACTTGCTAAGAAGGAATTTGCACTCCTTCGTGGTGATGGTTTAAACAGTTGGCAACGATTACTCTTCCGTT ATGTTCCTATCAGGTCGACTTCCGAGGGTCAAAAAAGAATACCGACTGACATCGAAAACGTAAGCAATGAACCACAAATGTTTAATGCAAAAAACTGCTGGCTTTCACCAATTTGGGAACGGATTTACTTCGGTGCTT TGATCACGAAGTTGGGTGGCCTTCCATTTGATGTTCTTGAAAGATTAG TGCCTCCTTTGAAACTCATCCGAGACAAAAAGTCAAAATATTACAATGCAGTTAAGCTTGTCGAATGCTTGTGCAAGAAAATTGAAAGTTTGAGTTACGTTGAAGTTCATAGAATTGCTGGTGCTCCTCTCCTTGCAGCTGCAAAAAATGACAACTATGAGCTTGTTGAAGCTATCGTGAGAAAATTTCCTTCACtgatttacatgaatgatatcGAAACTGAAAAGAATATATTTCACCTTGCGGTAGAGCATCGTTGTGAAAATGTGTTTAACTTGGTCCATCGGATGAGTCAGCATAGAGACTTGTTGATGCAATCAATAGACTCGTCTGGCAATACTATGCTGCATTTGGCTGCAAAACTGGCGccaaaaaataaactaaatcttGTTGCTGGCGCAGCTCTTCAAATGCAACGAGAATTACAGTGGTTTAAG